One genomic region from Gemmobacter aquarius encodes:
- a CDS encoding sugar ABC transporter substrate-binding protein — protein MQHFLKGGLAVAALALTVGMGLAQDLAPLNSDAEPDRMDWSELEAKFGAMPAVPAGTKVGGVSKTLTNEYWRSLGQGYQNVADKLGIEFVYQAAQSEGDQLGQLAIAETLISQGFNALLFSPQTDANLIPAMEKATAAGIPVLNVNDAVIPSATHYVGNVQKGNGVNVANWFIANRPDGGKVAVIEGQPGVYAAGQRTAGFTETITEAGKFEVVASVPANWSREEAFNAAATILQQYPDLIGFYANNDGMALGVVEAVKAAGKAEQVAVFGTDGISDAYAAVRAGDLTGTVDSFPVLTGEVAMEVALRLMAGQALPRVVATPQALVTKDNVETFATSDIAALRAALLAQ, from the coding sequence ATGCAACATTTTCTGAAGGGCGGCCTTGCCGTCGCGGCGCTGGCGCTGACGGTCGGAATGGGTCTGGCGCAAGACCTTGCGCCGCTGAATTCGGACGCCGAACCTGACCGGATGGATTGGTCGGAGCTTGAGGCCAAGTTCGGCGCGATGCCGGCGGTTCCGGCGGGGACCAAGGTGGGCGGCGTGTCGAAGACGCTGACGAACGAATACTGGCGGTCGCTCGGGCAGGGGTACCAGAACGTGGCCGACAAGCTGGGGATCGAGTTCGTCTATCAGGCGGCGCAATCCGAAGGCGACCAGTTGGGGCAGCTTGCCATTGCCGAGACGCTGATCAGCCAAGGGTTCAACGCGCTGCTGTTTTCGCCCCAGACCGATGCCAACCTGATTCCGGCGATGGAAAAGGCCACGGCGGCGGGGATTCCGGTGCTGAACGTGAATGACGCAGTGATCCCTTCGGCCACGCATTACGTGGGCAACGTGCAAAAGGGCAACGGCGTGAACGTGGCCAACTGGTTCATCGCCAACCGTCCCGATGGCGGCAAGGTCGCAGTGATCGAGGGGCAGCCGGGGGTTTATGCGGCGGGCCAGCGCACGGCGGGCTTTACTGAAACCATCACGGAGGCGGGCAAGTTCGAGGTCGTGGCCTCGGTTCCTGCGAACTGGAGCCGCGAGGAGGCGTTCAACGCGGCGGCGACGATATTGCAGCAATATCCCGATCTGATCGGGTTCTATGCCAACAATGACGGCATGGCGTTGGGCGTGGTCGAGGCGGTCAAGGCCGCGGGCAAGGCCGAACAGGTTGCCGTGTTCGGGACGGACGGTATTTCGGACGCCTATGCTGCGGTGCGGGCGGGCGATCTGACCGGAACGGTGGACAGCTTTCCGGTGCTGACCGGCGAGGTGGCGATGGAAGTGGCGCTGCGGCTGATGGCGGGGCAGGCTTTGCCGCGTGTGGTCGCAACCCCGCAGGCGCTGGTGACCAAGGACAACGTCGAGACCTTTGCCACGTCTGACATCGCGGCACTTCGTGCTGCCTTGCTGGCCCAATAA
- a CDS encoding sugar ABC transporter ATP-binding protein: MTPRLVLADIDKSFGPLQVLHGVTLTVRAGEVHGLLGENGAGKSTLLNILSGVFRADAGRVEIDGAVRVIASPREAQAAGIAMIHQELQQVPELSVAQNMFLGASLRQGGGLFVDRKAQEREARRLLAPLDAGIDVTAPVRTLRVAQRQIVEIAKALRAKARIIAMDEPTSSLTPKEFDRLVVIIDGLRRQGVSVIYVSHKMDEVYRVCQSATILRDGRLVGRVDLPEVPVASVIERMVGRELAHGAHVSHVRERVVLEARGLTRGVAVRDASLVLREGEVLCIAGLVGSGRTELLRLIAGVDAADAGEVLVEGVTVAGGDPRRRIRAGLGLLPEERKRDGIIRHRPVTTNIALPAMRRFSRWGIIRRKVLAERAEALMRDVQLRPLDVSRPIGSFSGGNQQKAIIGRWLAADTRIFLFDEPTRGIDVGAKAEIYGLIERLAREGRAILVVSSELPEVIRLADRVLVMREGRIAAELGAGEITEEAIARAAIPAA, translated from the coding sequence ATGACGCCGCGCCTTGTACTTGCCGATATCGACAAATCCTTTGGCCCTTTGCAGGTGCTGCATGGTGTCACGCTGACGGTGCGGGCGGGCGAGGTGCACGGGTTGCTGGGCGAGAATGGCGCGGGGAAATCGACGCTTCTCAACATTCTGTCGGGGGTGTTTCGTGCCGATGCGGGGCGGGTCGAGATCGATGGTGCTGTGCGGGTGATCGCGTCGCCGCGCGAGGCGCAGGCGGCGGGGATCGCGATGATCCATCAGGAATTGCAGCAGGTGCCGGAGTTGAGCGTGGCGCAGAACATGTTTCTGGGGGCGTCGCTACGGCAGGGGGGCGGGCTGTTCGTGGACCGCAAGGCGCAAGAGCGCGAGGCGCGGCGGTTGCTGGCGCCGCTCGACGCCGGGATCGACGTGACGGCGCCGGTGCGGACGCTGCGGGTGGCGCAGCGCCAGATCGTCGAGATCGCCAAGGCGCTGCGGGCCAAGGCGCGGATCATCGCGATGGACGAGCCGACATCGAGCCTGACGCCGAAAGAATTCGACCGGCTGGTCGTGATCATCGACGGGCTGCGGCGGCAGGGGGTTTCGGTGATCTATGTCTCGCACAAGATGGACGAGGTGTATCGCGTCTGCCAGAGCGCCACGATCCTGCGGGACGGGCGGCTGGTGGGGCGGGTCGATCTGCCCGAGGTGCCGGTGGCATCGGTGATCGAGCGGATGGTGGGGCGCGAATTGGCGCATGGCGCGCATGTTTCGCATGTGCGCGAGCGGGTGGTGCTGGAAGCGCGGGGCCTGACGCGGGGGGTGGCGGTGCGGGATGCGTCGCTGGTGTTGCGCGAGGGCGAGGTGTTGTGCATCGCGGGGCTGGTCGGGTCGGGGCGGACGGAGTTGCTGCGGCTGATCGCGGGGGTGGACGCTGCCGATGCGGGCGAGGTTCTGGTCGAGGGCGTAACGGTTGCGGGGGGCGATCCGCGCCGCCGCATCCGCGCGGGGCTGGGGCTGCTGCCGGAAGAGCGCAAGCGTGACGGGATCATCCGGCACCGGCCTGTGACGACGAATATCGCGCTGCCCGCCATGCGGCGCTTTTCGCGCTGGGGGATCATCAGGCGCAAGGTGCTGGCCGAGCGGGCCGAGGCACTGATGCGCGATGTGCAGTTGCGCCCGCTGGATGTGTCGCGGCCCATCGGCAGTTTTTCGGGCGGGAACCAGCAAAAGGCGATCATCGGGCGCTGGCTGGCCGCCGATACGCGGATATTCCTGTTCGACGAACCCACGCGCGGCATCGACGTGGGGGCCAAGGCCGAAATTTACGGGCTGATCGAGAGGCTGGCCCGCGAGGGGCGGGCGATTCTTGTCGTGTCGTCCGAACTGCCCGAGGTGATCCGCCTTGCCGACCGCGTGCTGGTGATGCGCGAGGGGCGGATCGCTGCCGAACTGGGGGCGGGCGAGATCACCGAAGAGGCCATCGCCCGCGCCGCCATTCCCGCCGCCTGA